The segment atttagtaataCAGGTAAGAATGTTTCTCTAATGTAagaatcatttaaaattttggttattaatgttcaattttagagaaaaaaaaaacttaattgagttataaatatatttaaaaaaaaaaaaaaacataacggGTGTTACCCAACTGTTCTTTATTCAACTTCAGGTGTACCTTTCATTTGTTCATGaataattcaagaacaaaatgaattaataataaaagttatttatcTCGTAAAGGTCCATTTATGAACCAATTCATCAGTATTAGCGGCATTGTTTCTTAAGTAAACTCCATCATCTTTAAACTTCCAGATACAAGTTCCTACATTTCCATCTCGGCATCTATCACGAAGCCATGTGCTCCTCTTCTCAGGCCAAAAGCATTGAAAAGAGACGTTTGCATCTGGTCTATCCACATCACACCAAAAGAGGGTTGTTCTCCAAAAATTAACCCTAAAGTTAAATTGGTAATTATCTCCCCGATTAAGCAAATGATAAACTCCCAAATCATCGTCCTTCGACTGGCAGTGCACCATCATACCAAGGACGCTTAGATCGTTAACGAAATGAATGTAATACCTGGAAAGTGGCGGCTTTATATTTATCTTCTCAGACTCAACCTCGAGGTGAGCCCCGACCAAACTCACCGTCACCAGCAACAATGCAGCCACAATCCTTATCATTTTCTGAAccaaatttttgttgggtcTATCTATTAACGTTGAATCTGAGgtaaatatatagaaaaaaaaaattaaagagatgaatttaagaaaattaattatctatCTAATTTTAGGTTATGCAAGATAATTTCATGGTAATACTCCTTTAATTATTGTGTCAAAGATAGAAAAAGATCCTAATTTCAAAGATTAATTGGATTACATATGGtaaaaagtctaaaaaaaaattaatacctTCCTAATTTGTTTCATCCCAATAATAGGTTGAGATTTATTAACTTTTACAaccaagaaatttaaaatcaatatttaaaaataaaaaatagaaaatatagaaaattattaatatataatctCTTATacaatatctttttttattaaggcGGAATATATGAATCAGATTTTCgatataaacaaatacattattatataattaaaaaacaaaaaaacaacacGATGAAACAAATTGTGAGTCCCCAAATCATTGTCCTTCTGACAATGCACAATTAACCCGACGTTGCTTAGCCCATTAACAACATGAACGTTATAAGTTGTAGGTACTAGTGGAAGTAACATAATTCTTGTAATAACTCGAGCTCAACCGAAAGTCACCATGATGAGCAACAAAATAACCACATTCCTAAtcgttttcttatttttggtttatcaatctattaatattatgtgaatataaatatacatCACAAACGAGAAATTAAGGAAAGCCTATGGAAtggttttaagaaaattaatgagCTATCTAATTTTGcgttattaaatttaatttaatttaataataatattgcaTTAATTAGGTatagatttattatttgattcatattaaatatggtaaaaaaagagtactcaaattaaattatatcaaaatataattaacaatatttaaaaaattaaataaatttatataatgaaaaagaaataatattaaaagattaTTACCATAATTATAaccattataaattattaaattaaaattatagttatataattattttagctatattaatatattatagtttCACAAAACTaacttaatataaattataattataacatTCTTTATAGCTATATAAAAGACctataaaaatgttttcaattcAGAGTAATACTCCATTAATTATGTGTATGATGGAAAAAGATAGTTATttcgaaaattaaaaataggttatctaaaaaaaattaatatcttcCTAATTTTGTGCGTGATAGTTTCATCATAAtcctaatattttaatatgatttttttaccAAGTATGCTGTAAGTGGCTTCTGGTGGTATTCAGGTTTGACATATAATTCGACGGAAGAATTTTGGGGCACCCTTCGAGTAATCCACCAAGTTCTGTAGCTAACCGAGTAGCTCCAAAAGCATGTGTACAAGCTTGTAATGAGTGACGAGTTACAACTCgtaacagaaaataaaaaatacaaacaatcAATTAgtataatacaaaatatattaaaaaaatatgtcaaaagTCCAACCTATAAATGTGTCTacaaatgaatttaaatttggcaattttttgtttttggaggaaaaaaacttaaattaattatgaaatatatttgtatgaaaaaaaaaacgaacaatCACGAGGGTGACCcaacttattttctttattaaactttcaaatcatATGTTCATAAATAACTTAAGAACAAAATGGAACAATCACGAGGACCcaacttattttctttattaaactttcaaatcatatgttaataaataactcaagaacaaaatgaattaataataaaggttCAATTTTTTATCTCGTAATGATCCATTTATGAATCAATTCGTCAGTATTAGCTGCATTGTTTCTCAAGTAAATTCCATCATCTTTAATCCTCCAGATACAACTTCCTACATCTCCATTTTTGCATCTATCACGAAGCCATGAGCTCTTCCTCTCAGGCCAAAAGCATTCGAAAGAGACATATGCATTTGGCCTTTGCACTGTGCACCAAAACAGAGTTgttttccaaaaattaatCTTAAAGTTAAATTGGAAATCCTCTCCCTTATGTAAATGATGAAATCCTAAATCATTGTCGGCCGACTTGCAGTGCACTGTCATATCAGGGCTGCTTAGATCGTTAATCAAATGAACATAATACTTGGAAATTAGCGGTCGTATATTGATCTTCTTAGACTCAACCTCAGGCTGAGCCCCGACCAAACCCACCGTCACAAGCAACAATGCAGCCACATTCCTAATCATTTTCGAAccaaatttttgttgggtcTATCTATTAACGTCCGATATAAGGTAAATATatagacaatttttttttaaagaacataaattatttaactaattttacGTTATGCAAGATAATTTCATGGTAATACTCCTTTAATTACGTgcctaaaatagaaaaaaaaaattgttatttctGAAGATTAAATATAggttatctaaaaaaaattaacatctTCCTAATTTTGTGGAAGATACTTTCAACATAtaagttcaatttattttttcaatatcaatattgaaatatactaattttctaattttaatttaaaaatgatatcaCAATACAAATACAAGTCATGCTGTTTTTAGAGAGGTTTTCATGATTTTAACCAAATGCCTCTTTGAGAGGTTTTCAAGCCAAAGTCGTTTTGACCCTATCGTTGTCAGTctgaaagttttaaaacgtgtttatgAGATCCACACATTTattgacacaatcgcactttcgaaggcagcgaactagcgattgtgcgacactcactttccaacggcaagtgagctaagccaatttgttcttgcgtcgcctacggccaagcgacgtatgatcgagcctctagcctcgattttaaaaattttagaaaacgaggagagagagagattttggaaagagacgttatataagcaagcaagaggaggagagaaagataacggcttagcatatataaccttgggtagggagagaAATGATTCGAAATGATTCGAAAtgattcattctctttctaactgatgtgagatctcacgtaaAGAAACTAAGATGAAAAGTTTCTTATTTACGTGTGTACAACATTAAACTTATTTACAGATGGGACGTGAATTTTGTTAAAAACgaataatcaaattaaattatatcaaatgatatttaaacaattaaataaatgtgtactaaaacaaattatttagataattataacaattataaatgattaattaactatatatatagcattgaaaaaaatggtattttattttagctatatcaatatattatacatttatttttctaaaatctaaaaatatcatctcatcaaaatatcatttttgataagttattaatttagtGAAGTTTAATGTAAAAGTTTAGTTGGTAATATgaaaatcatttcttaaaattatttttctaaagtgTTGATGGTACGAAAATCATAAACAATAAGTAACATTtctagttttttaaaatattttaatctaatttcttctcatctctgacattataatttttaaatttcaatttaaaacatattaaaaaaatgtcaaagtCAACTTAAAAAgacattttggtcatttttgcCCGTATCTAATAATGAgttaaaatttggaaattttgttattaattttaagttttagagagaaaaaaaaaaaaaaaggaaccaTCCACCAGGATTACCCAacttattctttttattcacCTTCATAGTTGGTatacattttcatttgtaCATGAGCATAAATaactcaagaacaaaataaattaataaaggtTGTTGATCACGTATTGATCCAAGTATGAACCAATTCATCTGTATTAGCTGCATTGTTTCTCAAGTAAATTCCACCGTCTTTAAACTTCCAAGTACAAGTTCTTACATCTCCGTTTCGACATCTATCACGAAGCCATGTGCTATTTTTCTCCGGCCAAAAGCATTGGAAAAAGATATATGCATTTGGCTTATCCACTTTGCACCAATACACAGTtggtttcaaaaaattatagttaaaGTTAAATTGGTAATCATCTCCCAATTTAAGCAAACGATGAATTCCTAAATCATTgtcaaatgaatgaaatgaatgaaatactTGGAAATTGGTTGTACATTGGTCTTCTCAGACTCAACCTCAAGCTGAGCCCtaaccaaacccaaacccaccgaaCAACAATGCAGCCACATTCCTTATCATTTTGTgatctaaatttttgttgaagtaaatatatagaaaaaaaaaattaaacctgaggtaaatatatagaaaaaaatttaaagaaatgaacttaagaaaattaattatgtaacTAATTTTGCAGTATGCAAGATAATTACGTGCCTATTATTTGGATGATTAAAAATAGGTTATCTAAAAAGTTAATttcctaatttaattttgttcctAATTGATGCTAGATAATTTCAAATGtatggatatttttaattgttaataGATAATTCACCaactaaatgaattaataaagCTTCTTCCCTTGTAAACTAACTCATCTGTTTCAAAGTTAAACTGGTAAATCCCgaaaaaaagaattacgaataaatttattaaactatattaaaatataattaataaatgatatttaaataattaaataaatttattaaaaaaaaaatctaacccttataatataagattaaacctagaaatattatataaagcTTTGAAAAAATACTATTACAAGGGaaagataatatattattttatcctTAACTTCAaatgtataattatttttcgtAGTTGATCCACTTGTGAACTAATTAATCAATCCTAGCTAGAGCCATCTGTTCCATTTATGTAAAgatccttctttttcatttatgcaTCTTTCATGAAGCCATTTGTCCTTCAACTCAGGCCAAAAGCTATCAAAAGAGACATGGGCACCGAGCTTCTCCAGCTCCATTTGTATTCATCAAATTGTGAATTAGTTCCATTTGTATTCATCTCTACGATTAATTGTGAATTCCTAGactatcaatattttaattatattaatatgttaaactattatttttctatcttctttttcattcattaatattGCAAGTTCAAACGATCGTCTTAATATTGCAAACAATCGTCTTAATATTGCGAGATCGAACAATATCTGAGTTGataattgataatttattaatttaacataataaaataatatagttaaaataaatgtttaattcgTTATAcgaaaatcattttttaaaagtctcgaaaaaaacataaaaatgatttattattaaactattacttttgtatgaaatttttataatatattttagtcaATAATCactcattttttcaaatttgtcatGAAACgttcttaattatttgaagtgaattatatttatataagaaatgaattttctctctttttgaaaagaaagaatacatGAAAATTTTCGATTAAGATTAAATAggtgacaaaaataaaaacatattaagtTCACAAAACTTGGTGTAAGAAACAACATAGtttcaactaaaaatattttaaaatgtcagATCTTTgcttattaataaattaaaatttggaaactatttttgttttttattttaaatttcgaaggaaataattttaacgagttaaaaaaaaaaaaaacaatcaacaAGTGTTACCcaactttttctctttattaaaCTTCAAAGGTCGGAGTACTTTTCATTTGTTCATGAATaactcaagaacaaaatgaattaataataaaggttCTTTATCTCATAATAATCCAAGTATGAACCAATTCTTCGGTATTAGCTGCATTGTTTCTCAAGTAAATTCCATCATCTTTGACCTTCCAGATACAAGTTCCTACACTTCCATCTTGACATCTATCACGAAGCCATGTGTGGCGTACCTCTGTCCAAAAGGATTCAAAGGAGATGTATGTATTCTGCTTTTCCACTTTGCACCAAAAGAGGGTTGATTGCCAAACATTAACATTAAAACCAAAATGGTAATCATCTCCCCGATGAGGCAAATAATGAACTCCCAAATCATCATCCCTCGACTTACAGTGCACCATTATACCAAGGACTTTTAGATCGTTAACCAAATGAATGTTATAACTGAAAATTCGCGGCTCTAACTTGATGAACTTCTCAGACTCAACCTCGAGCTGAGCCCCGACCAAACTTACCGTCATGAGCAACAATGCAGCCACATTCCTTATCATTTTGGGAccaaatttttgttgggtcTGTCTATTAACGTTGGACATGAGGTAAATATAtagacaaaaaaatttaaagaaaattaattatctaacTAATTTTGCGGTATGCAACATAATACTCCATTAATTACGTgcctaaaatggaaaaatatcgTTATTTAGAAGACTAAAAATAGATTACATACggtaaaaaaatctaaaaaaattaatgtgttCCTAATTTTGTGCAAGGTAGTTCATCATGATAATACTTCAGGTCACGGATTTATGTAGACATTtcacttattttttattaattaaaaaaagtttagataaaaaaatttaaagcttaGTTATTACGTACAAGTTCCTTTAGCTCCATTTATGCACCTTTAACATAGTCATATGTTTTTCTTCGATTCAGGTCAAGCTATCAAAAGAGACATAGGCATCCGACTTCTCCTATTTGCACCAAAAGAAGGTTGTTCTCCCGATGTTTTCCTTAAAGTTCCATTTGTATTCATCTCCACGGACTTCTCCTACTTACACCAAAAGAAGGTTGTTCTCCCTATGTTTTCCTTAAAGTTCCATTTGTATTCATCTCCACGATTACTCAAATTGTGAATTCCCAAATCATCGTCTTTGGACTGGTAATGCACAACCAACGCGAGGTTGCTTAGCCCATTAACAACATGAATGTTATACGTTATAGGTACTGACGGAAGTACTTGAGCCCAAACAAAAGCTACCATGATgaataacaaaacattcacATTCCTAATCATTTTTGTAAacgtttttgttttgtttatctATCTATTGATACTATGTGAATGTAAACATACATCACAAACGAGAAATTAAGGAAAAGCATGGAAtggttttaagaaaattaatctAAGTATCTAATTTTGCATTATGAAAGATAATTAAGGATAATATTGcattaaatatagaaaatatttcattaattttcaataacttACCTAAGTTGcaacaaaaatatcaatatttggaaatagaaataaaaaatattgacaaCTATTAGTAGATAGAAGTTCCTACATTTCTATCTCGGCATCTATCACGAAGCCATGTGTTCCTCTTCTCAGGCCAAAAGCATTGAAAAGAGACGTTTGCATCCGGCCTATTCAC is part of the Cucurbita pepo subsp. pepo cultivar mu-cu-16 chromosome LG12, ASM280686v2, whole genome shotgun sequence genome and harbors:
- the LOC111807777 gene encoding S-protein homolog 6-like gives rise to the protein MIRIVAALLLVTVSLVGAHLEVESEKINIKPPLSRYYIHFVNDLSVLGMMVHCQSKDDDLGVYHLLNRGDNYQFNFRVNFWRTTLFWCDVDRPDANVSFQCFWPEKRSTWLRDRCRDGNVGTCIWKFKDDGVYLRNNAANTDELVHKWTFTR
- the LOC111807239 gene encoding S-protein homolog 74-like, producing MIRNVAALLLVTVGLVGAQPEVESKKINIRPLISKYYVHLINDLSSPDMTVHCKSADNDLGFHHLHKGEDFQFNFKINFWKTTLFWCTVQRPNAYVSFECFWPERKSSWLRDRCKNGDVGSCIWRIKDDGIYLRNNAANTDELIHKWIITR
- the LOC111807778 gene encoding S-protein homolog 1-like, which gives rise to MIRNVAALLLMTVSLVGAQLEVESEKFIKLEPRIFSYNIHLVNDLKVLGIMVHCKSRDDDLGVHYLPHRGDDYHFGFNVNVWQSTLFWCKVEKQNTYISFESFWTEVRHTWLRDRCQDGSVGTCIWKVKDDGIYLRNNAANTEELVHTWIIMR